The genomic window CGCGGGCCGCGAGCACGCCCGCGACGCTGGCCGCGGACGCGGGCTCGACGAAGACGCCTTCCTTGGCCGCTACCAGGCGGTACGCCGCGAGGATCTCCTCGTCGGTTGCCGCGCGGAACGCGCCGCCGGACTGCTCCTTGGCCTCCACCGCGCCGTTCCAGGAGGCGGGGGCGCCGATCCGGATGGCGGTGGCGATGGTCTCCGGGTCCTTCACCGGAGCGCCGTTGACCAGCGGGGCCGCACCGGCGGCCTGCACGCCGAGCATGCGGGGCAGGCCGTTGGTGATGCCATCGGCGTAGTACTCGCGGTAACCGCGCCAGTACGCGGTGATGTTGCCCGCGTTGCCCACCGGGAGCGCGTGCACGTCCGGCGCCTTGCCGAGCACGTCGCAGATCTCGAACGAGGCGGTCTTCTGGCCTTCGATGCGCGCCGGGTTCACCGAGTTCACCAGGCCGACGGCCGGGAAGTCGGCGGTGACCTTGCGTGCCAGCTCGAGGCAGTCGTCGAAGTTGCCCTCGACCTGGATGATCTGCGCGCCGAGCATGACGGCCTGGGCCAGCTTGCCCATCGCGATCTTGCCCTGGGGGATCAGCACCGCGCAGCTCATGCCCGCCCTGGTGGCGTATGCCGCGGCCGACGCCGAGGTGTTGCCGGTGGACGCGCAGAGCACCGCCTTCTGGCCGCGATACTTGGCGTCGGTCATGGCCATGGTCATGCCACGGTCCTTGAACGAGCCGGTCGGGTTGGCGCCCTCGACCTTGAGGTACACCTCGCAGCCGGTCAGCTCGGACAGGTACGGCGCGGGCACCAGCGGGGTGCCGCCCTCGAACAGCGTGACCGGCTCCCAGTCGGCCGCACCCGCGAGCCGATCACGGTAGGCCGCGATCAGACCCGGCCAGCGGGAGTGCACTCCTGCCTGCGGGGCGACGCCTGTCGTACTCATTCCTCGGTGCCTTCCAATCTCAAAACGCTGGTCACTGATGTGACGGACGCCATCTCCGCCAAGGCCGACACGGTGTCCGCGAGCGCCGACTCCACCGCGTGGTGGGTCACCACGACCAGGCGCGCACCCTCGCCGTGCCCTTCCTGACGGACGGTCGAAATGCTCACCCCGTGCTTGGCGAATTCGCCCGCAACCTTGGCCAGGACGCCTGGGACGTCTTCGACCTGCAGGTTCACGTGGTAGCGGGTGGGCGTATCGCCGATCGGCGCGATCGGTAGCTCAGCATAAACCGATTCGCCCGGCGCACGGCCACCGAAGAACTTGTTGCGTGCGGCCATCACCAGGTCGCCGAGCACCGCGGAGGCGGTCGGAGCACCGCCCGCGCCCTGCCCGTAGAACATCAGCCTGCCCGCGTTCTCCGCCTCGACGACCACGGCGTTGAACGCGCCGCTGACCGCCGCCAGCGGGTGCTTGCGCGGGATCAGCGCCGGGTAGACCCGCACCGAGACGCGCTCCTTGCCGCCCTCGGCCAGGCTCGGCTCGCCGGGCCCCGCGTCGACGCGCTCGCAGATCGCCAGCAGCTTGACCGTGCAGTTCACCGCGGACGCGGTCTCCAGGTCCTCCGCGGTGATCTTGGAGATGCCCTCGCGGTACACATCGGCCGCGGTCACGCGGGTGTGGAAGGCCAGCGACGCCAGGATCGCGGCCTTGGCCGCCGCGTCGTAGCCCTCGACATCGGCGGTCGGGTCGGCCTCCGCGTAGCCGAGGCGGGTGGCCTCGGCGAGGGTCGCGGAGTAGTCCGCGCCGGTCTCGTCCATGGCCGAGAGGATGAAGTTCGTGGTGCCGTTCACGATGCCGACCACGCGGTTCACCCGGTCGCCGGACAGCGACTGGATCAGCGGGCGCACCACCGGGATGGCGCCCGCGACGGCGGCCTCGAAGTACAGGTCGGCGCGGTTGCGCTCGGCGGCCGCGGCGAGTTCGCCGGTGTAGTCGGCCAGCAGCGCCTTGTTGGCCGTCACCACGGATTTGCCCGCGTTCAGTGCGGCCAGGATCAGGCGGCGCGCGGGATCGATGCCGCCGATGACCTCGACGACCAAGTCGACGTCCGGGCGGTCGACCAGCGCGTCCGCGTCGGTGGTCAGCAGTTCGGCGGGCAGACCGCGATCCTTGTCCAGGCTGCGCACCGCGACGCCGCGCAGCACGACGGGTGCGCCGACACGCGAGCGCAGGTCGTCGGCGTGCTCGCGCAGAATCCGCACGACCTCGGTGCCGACATTGCCCATGCCGAGTACCGCGACGCCGATCGGGCGATCGGTCCCCCAGGTACCGTTCTTGGCCACTTCGGTCATGCCTCAACCTCCAGACTCAACAGATCCGCCACCGTTTCCCGGCGCAGCACCAGTCGCGGCTGACCGTCGCGGACGGCGACGACCGCCGGACGGGTCAACTGGTTGTATCGACTGGACATCGAATAGCAATACGCTCCGGTCGCGGCCACCGCCACCAGATCGCCGGGGCCGACGTCGGCTGGCATCCAGGTGTCGCGGATGACGATATCGCCACTCTCGCAATGCTTTCCGACGACGCGCGCGACAACCGGCTGCGCGTCCGAGGAGCGCGAGACCAAGCGGCAATCGTAGTCGGCCTGATAGAGCGCGGGACGGATGTTGTCGCTCATGCCGCCGTCGACGCTCACGTAGCGGCGGCGCAGGCCGGCGTCCAGCGAGACGTCCTTGGTGGTGCCGACCTCGTAGAGGGTGACGGTGCCGGGTCCGGCGATGGCGCGACCGGGCTCGACCGCGATGGTCGGCTCGGGCAGACCCGCGCGGGCCGCCTCCTCGGCGACCAGGCGGCGCAGGTTCGCCGCGAACTCGCCGAGCGGCGGCGGGTCGTCGTTCGGCAAGTACGAAATACCCAGTCCGCCACCGAGATCCAGCGTCGAGATCTGGGCGGTGCGCTCCACGCCGAACTTGTCGATGGCCTCGCGCAGCAGGCCGAGCATGCGGCGTGCGGCGATCTCGAAACCGTCGATCTCGAAGATCTGCGAGCCGATGTGCGAGTGCAGGCCGACGAGCCGCAGGTTGCCGGCCTCGAAGACCCGGGCGAGCGCTTCCATGGCGTCGCCGCCCGCGATCGAGAAGCCGAACTTCTGGTCCTCGTGCGCGGTCGAAATGTATTCGTGGGTATGGGCTTCCACGCCGACGGTGACGCGGACCAACACGTCCTGCACTACACCGGCGCGCCCGGCGACGGCCTCGAGCCGGTCGATCTCGATCAGCGAGTCGACGACCACGTGGCCGACACCGGCCTGCACCGCGGCCTCCAGCTCGGTGACGGATTTGTTGTTGCCGTGCAACGCGATTCGCTCGGCGGGGAAGCCGGCGTGCAGCGCGATGGCGAGCTCGCCGCCGGAGCAGACGTCCAGCGAGAGACCCTCGTCGCGGATCCAGCGGGCGATCTCGCCGCAGAGGAAAGCCTTGGACGCGTAGTGCACCCTGGCATTGGGACCGAAGGCCTGCACCATGTCGCGGCAGCGGGAACGGAAGTCGTCCTCGTCCACCACGAACAGCGGGGTGCCGAACTGCGCGGCGAGGTCGTGCACCGGCACACCGGCCAGCCGCACCACACCGTCGGCGTCGCGAGAGGCGTTGCGCGGCCAGACGTTCGCGGGCAGATCGATCATCTGCTTCGGGTCGGTGGGGCGTTCCGGCAGATTCGGGGCATGCGGAATCTCCGCGTGCCGTGGCCCGGCGGGGTGCGCGCTCATAGTTGTTCCTTCCTTACCGCACGCGCCGAGCACGTGGACAGATACGAATTCACGAGTCGCCCGCGCACTACATACGCTCCGGTGCGCTGACGCCGAGCAGGCCGAGACCGTTGGCAAGCACCTGGCGGGTGGCCTTCACCAGCTCGAGGCGGGCGGACTTGAGCGGCGTGACCGGCTCGTCGCCCTTGGGCAGTACCCGCATGTCGTCGTCGGACTGGAACGGGTGGTAGGCGCCCGCGAGCTCCTCCAGGTAGCGGACTACCCGGTGCGGCTCCCGGTTCTCCGCCGCCGTCGCGACCACCCGGGGGTACTCGCCGAGGGTACGGATCAGCTCGCCCTCACGGTCGGAGGTCATCAAGGCGAAATCCGGTGCGACGGAGGCGAAATCGAACGCGGCGGAGTTGTCGATGATGCGGCAGGAGCGGGCGTGCGCGTACTGCACGTAGTAGATCGGGTTCACGCTGTCCTGCTTGGTCCACAGATCCAGGTCGATATCGATGCTGGAGTTCACCGAGGACCGCACCAGCGAGTAGCGCGCGGCGTCGACGCCGATCGCCTCGACCAGGTCGTCGAGCGTGACCACGGTGCCCGCGCGCTTGCTCATCCGAACGGCCGCACCGTCTTTCACCAGATTCACCATCTGGCCGATCAGCACCTCGACGGTGTCCGGGTCGTCGCCGAACGCCGCGGCGGCGGCCTTGAGGCGGCCGATGTAACCGTGGTGGTCGGCGCCGAGCATGTAGATGCACAGGTCGAAGCCGCGGGCGCGCTTGTCGTGGAAGTAGGCGATGTCACCGGCGATGTAGGCGGACTTGCCGTCGCTCTTGATGACCACGCGGTCCTTGTCGTCGCCGTACTCGGAGCTGGCGATCCACCAGGCGCCGTCCTTCTCGTACAGCTTGCCGGAGGACTTCAGCTCCTCGACGGCCTTGTCCACCGCGCCGGAGGCGAACAGCGAGCTCTCGTTGAAGTAGACGTCGAAGTCGGTGCCGAACTCGTGCAGGGTCTGCTTGATGTGGGCGAACATCAGCTCGACGCCCTCGCGGCGGAACACCTCGTGACGCTCGTCCTCGGGCAGGTCGACGACGCCCGGGTTCTCGGCGACGATCCGCTCGGCGATCTCGCCGATGTAGGCGCCCGCGTACCCGTCCTCGGGGGTCGGCGCGCCGGTGGCGGCGGCGACCAGGGAGTTGGCGAACCGGTCGATCTGCGCGCCGTGGTCGTTGAAGTAGTACTCGCGGGTGACGTCGGCGCCCTGCGCGGCCAGGATGCGGCCGAGCGCGTCGCCGACCGAGGCCCAGCGGGTGCCGCCGAGGTGGATCGGGCCGGTCGGGTTCGCCGAGACGAACTCCAGGTTGATCCGGGTGCCCGCGAGCGTGTCGGCGGTGCCGTAGGTCACGCCCGCCGTGAGCACCTTCCGCACGATCGCGCCCTGCGCGGCGGCGGCGAGGCGGATGTTCAGGAAGCCGGGGCCCGCGACCTCCGCCGAGGAAACACCCTCGGTGGCGCTCAGCGCGTCGGCCAGCCAGGTGGCCAACTCGCGGGGATTCGTTCCGGCCTTCTTGGCCACCTGCATGGCCACATTCGTGGCATAGTCACCGTGTTCCGGATTACGGGGGCGCTCCACATTGACCTCGTCGGGCAGGACCGCAGGGTCCAGTCCACGTTCGACAAGCACCTTCGCCGCGGTGGAGCGAAGGAGATCTGCAAGGTCAGCTGGAGTCACGAGTCTCTATCCTATGGTCTGGGCAGGCGTACGCCGTCGGGCGGGCACTGCCCCGGATCCGTCCGCAACGAACTGCGACAGCGGTTCATCACATCGAGAGAGCAACGAGCAATGCCGAGTAGCAACAGCGCCTCGAAGTCGGCCAAGGCCGTACGAGCCGCGGGGAAGGTGTCGCCTTCCCGCAAGGGGGGCGGCGGCAAGGGCCCACTTCCGAAGAAGCGCCAGGTCCCGTGGTTGGCCATCGGCGCGGCCGCAGTAATCATCGCATTGATCGGTGCGCTCGCCTACAACCTGGTCCCCAAATACCGCGAACAGGCCGAACTGGACAAGTACACGCCCAGCGCGCAGAAGAAGGATCCCTCGGATCAGATCGCGGGCGTGGTGAAGAAGGACTACGCGCAGGGTGCGGGCAAGCACGTCGACCCGACTCAGCGGGTGGCCTACGACCAGACGCCGCCGTTCGGTGGTCCGCACGACCAGGCGTGGGCCGACTGCACCGGCGTCGCCTACGCGAAACCGATCCGCACCGAGAACGCGGTGCACTCGCTCGAGCACGGCGCGGTCTGGATCACCTACAACCCCGACAAGGTGGACTCCGCGGGCATCGACACGCTGAAGAAGAAGGTCGAAGGCAAGCAGTACACCTTGATGTCGCCCTTCCCCGGCCAGGACAGCGCGATCTCGCTGCAGTCGTGGGGGCACCAGCTGAAGCTGGACGACCCGCAGGACAAGCGGATCAACCAGTTCATCACCGCGCTGCGGCAGAACCAGTACACCTACCCCGAGGTCGGCGCGGCCTGCTCCAACCCGTACTTCGACCGGGAGAATCCGGAACCGTTCGATCCCACGCCGCCCGGTCCGGACGCGGTGCCGATGGACGGCGCGGGGATTCCGACCGATCCGTCCGAGCTCGGTGGTGGACTGCCGCCCGGTATTCCGGGTGTGCCGAGCCTTCCCGGCGTTCCCGGCCTGCCCGGCGCACCCGGGCTCCCCGGCACGGCCGGTCTGCCCAGCGCACCGGCCGCACCGACAGCGGGTTCGTAGATGCCGGACGAGGCCGACGGCGCGGAGACCGGCTTCAAGGCGCAAGTACGCAGGCAAGGGGTGGCGCTGCTGATCCTCGGTGCGATCGGCGCCATCCTGCTCGGGTTCGCCATCGGGACGCTCGTGCGTCTTCCACTGGACGGCGGCTCCGGTGAACCCGACCCCAACGCGGTCGACATCGGCTTCGCCCAGGACATGTCCGCGCACCACGCGCAGGCCGTGGAGATGGCGGGCATCGCTCTGCTGCGCTCGACCGACAACGACGTGCGCAGGCTGGCCTACGACATCATGACCACCCAGCAGAACCAGGTCGGCCGGATGCAGGGTTGGTTGCAGCTGTGGAACAAGCCCGCCCAGGGCGCCGACGGTTTCATGGGCTGGATGAGCGAACCCGACTCCGGGCACGGGCACGGCGGCGGGCACCAGATGTCCGGGTCGATGGCGAGCATGCCCGGCATGGCGACCCAGGAGGAACTCGCCGCGCTGCGCCAAGCGCCCGCGCCCGAGGCCGACGCCATGTTCCTGCGGCTCATGCTGCGCCACCACCAGGGCGGCATGCCGATGATGGAGTACGCGGCCCAGCATGCCGCGACGACCGCCGTGCGCACTCTCGCCGCCAGCATGGTCGAAACCCAGCAGGCCGAATCCCGCCTGCTCACCACCATGCTGACCGCTCGCGGCGGCACCCCCCTCCCCCTCAACTGACCCGGCGTCGGGCCGGACCGTTCGAAAGCGCCCGGCCCGACGCCCTTTTTGGCGTCCAGCGCACGATGCGATACGCTTGCCCCGCCCGATCGGACCGCCCGGCCCGACCGAGATCTATCCCGCCCTCGTAGCTCAGGGGATAGAGCGTCTGCCTCCGGAGCAGAAGGCCGCAGGTTCGAATCCTGCCGAGGGCACTTCACTCGCTGCTTGGCCCATGCCCACGGAGGGCGTGGGCCATTGCTCGTTTCGTCGTGTTTTGTGGGGTGCGACCCCCACGCCCCGCCCGGAGGGCTTCGCTCCCGGACCCCCATCGTGTGGGCTGGGTTTGGTGGGGGTGTTGCGTGAGCGTGTGATCGCTGTCGTAGGTCCGCTGGCGTCGTACTGGCCGAAATGGAGATGCGCCGCCGGTGAGGCCAGCCGGTCTGGGCAGTTGCGTGGTGAACGGCTCGACAGCGCCGGTGATCCGCTTGGGGTGGACCTTGCGAACGGCATCGTGCGCTTGCCCAAGGCGAAGTGCGAGCGGAGTCGGTCGGGCACGCCCGAAACCTGATCGGAAGTCGGGCCGGTGGGCAACGACGGCCCGGCGCCTTGTCGAGGTGGACATTGGTTTGCGCCATGGGCCGTCCTCGCCTCGGCCGGTGCGGGGTATCGGGGAGCGGAATCGATGTGGGGGTTCTTGTCCGAGCCGTGCAGTACCGTCCCGGAGCAGACGATCGTTCGTCGGCACGGTGGGTGTCGCGCCAAGTGCCGACAGCTGGCGAGCCGCCGCGGAGCGCGACCGTCTTTTATACCGGCACAGCGCATTTCGATACCAGAGAGAACTCATGGACTTGCACCTGTCCGCCAGCCGCTACTTCGGCGTGCCCGTACCCGCTCGCGTGGCCGACGCCATCGATGCTCGGCTGCTCGAGTATTGGGCGGGCGATCGCGGCCCGCTCGTGGACGCCCATTTGGCGATCAACTACCCGTACTTCGGAGCGATCGACAAATCGCTGAGTGGATTCGTCGTCATCGATGACGAAGGGGACGACTACACGCTGCTGGATCTGCGCGGCGGCGGCCGGGTGTGGTGGCAGAGTCACGAAACCCGGGAAATCGAGCTGTGGTTCGGCTCTTTCGACGACTGGCTGGCCTACCGGGACGAGCTCGAGCGGGCCGAGGCGAACGACGAGGACGAGCGGTCGAGATTCGATATTCGCGACTCCTTCCGTCCGGCGTCGTTCGCCGCGGACGCCGGGCCCGGTCCGACCAGCGCCGAGCTGGCCGAGCGCTACCAGTGGCTGGTGTGGCTGCTGGCGCAGCCGTTGCTGCGCGACGGAAAGCCCATGCAGTCCGCGGAGGACCTGGCCTCCAGTGCCGCCGGGCACTTCACGCACCATTGGAGGGCTACCGACGCTCAGCAGGTGCTCGAGGTGGAATTGCCACTGCTGCATCGAGATCCGCATCTGGCCATCTACTGGCTGCTGCACACCGGCCTGCTCGCACAGGACGACGACCGCGAACGCGTACTCGCCGAGATCGGCCGTGCCGGCGAGCGTCCTGAGCTATTGGACGCCTTCGTCGCGTCCTTCGGCACGCTGGCGATCGACGGCGACGTGGCGTCCGTGCCGGAGTTCCGCGTCCGCCGTTCGCTGCTCCAGCAGTTCGTCGCTCCCGATGACGAGGCGCGAACGCGGGCCGCGCTCACGGCCATGGCGATGGCACCGGAGCATCTGCCGCTGGCCCGGGCGAGCTGGGTGAACCACGGCTTGGACGACGGGACGCTGACCGCTGAACAGGTGGGCGCCGCCCTCGATCGAATGCCTGTCACGACGGGAACGGAACTGCTGCGCGCCGAAGCGGATCGGCGGGCTGGACGAGAGCACAGCCCGGCCGCGGATACTCTCGTGCGTCTGCTATCCGCATCCGCCGACGCATGGACGATCCGCGTGTGGGCGCTGTCCGTGGTGACGCCGCTGGTGCGCGACGGGGCGGCGCTCGCCGCGGCCGCCGGCGAACTGCTCGGCAAAGACCCGTACAGCAGGGCGTGCCTGATCGCCCTGCGGCGAGCCCACAAGCTGTGCGAGACCGAACCGGTGCTGACCCGCGCGGAGCTCGACCTCCGCTGGGCCGATGCCGAGATGTCGTCTTCCTACCTGGTGCGACTGCGCGCGGACGACTACGCCGCCACCCTGGCCGAGATCGATGGCGCCGGGCTGAGCGAGCTTGTCGCACAACGTGTTCTGCTGCGCGCGGACATCGATGAAACGCACGCCGAAGTCGTCGAATGGGCCCTCGACGCCATGATCGGCAGTGCGCACCCCGATCGGGCCGCGCTGGCCGCCACCGGTATCGAGCACCTGCCCGCCGAGGTACGCACCCGCGTGGTCAAGGGGTTGCGGGTGGACTCCCCGGACAGCGCCTTCGTTCCGGTGCTCCTCCGGCTGCTCGAGCACACACCGGAGCCGGATGCCTCCGACATCGTCGCCGAGATGTCCAACGACGAACTGAAGAAGGCTGTCTGCCACGCACTCGCCCCGGTGGCGCATCATCCGCCGGTGTTCGACGAACTGCTGCGGCTGGCGGCCCAACCCGCACCGGCCAGCACGGTCGAAGCGCTGTGGGAACAGCTGTTCAATTCGAACGCGAAACAGTCTGTGCTGCCGCGGTTGTCGCCCGAGCAGGCCGCGCGGGCCGCCGCCGCCATGATCGACACCATCTTGTCCCATCCCGGGATAAGCGCTCGAAATGCCGCGGGCCACCAGCTGTATCGCTTCCAGCACTCCGGCGCGCAGGACTTCCTCATCGCGGCGCTGGACGACTACGGACGCCGCTACGCCGACTCCGACCCGGCGCACAGCGCGGTACTCAGCCACGGGCAGACGGTGGACGATCAGCTCGAGGACGTGGTCGCCAACCTGTATTCCGCGGTACGGAACCTGAACTCCGAAGCCGCGCGCACCGCGTTGATCGAGCGGCTGTTCACCGAACGGCGCAGCGTCTGGCGCATGGGAAACGCACTCGGCGAGATCTTTTCGGCGGAGGCGCACCGGGAGATCATGGGGCGGTTGCGCGAGCGGCACGACTATCGTGCCGCCGCGCACTACGCCAATGCCGTCACCGATCACGTCAAGCAGCGATGGCCCATTGTCGAACTGCTGCGTGAGATCAGCGGCTGGGCCGCGCCGCCGGACGAGACCGATCAGCGGGTGTTCAAGTACGCGCTGGTCGTCGGCATCGTGGCCGCGTTGGAAGCCGACGAGTACGACCTGGTCCGAACCGCCTACGCCAGTTGGGAATCCATGGCGGCCGATGCAGTCGAGCCCGACAGCCTGTCTCGCGGACGGGACTGGATCGATCCACTCACCTCGGAGGACATGCGCGCCCGACTTACCGAGGTGCTGTCCGGAGAGGCTGATTCGGCACGGCGCGCCCTGCTCGACAAGGGCGAGCGAGCACGTGCGGCGGGGCGGCCACTCACCCGGATCGGTGACGACGACCTCGGCACCTTGGCGGGCACCACCGTGCGGCGTCGCCTGCTCACCGACCGAGGCACGGGCGAAGTGTGGTTCCTCGACTCGGACGGCGAGATCTACGCCTTCGACGGATTCGGCATAGCGAACAAGACCCCCTTCCAGACGAGCCGGATCGGCTATCACGGTATGCGGGAATTCCTGGGTGACGCGCGCGAACAGTCCGAGCGCGCGTTGCTGTGGACGGCGTCGGGCAACGAATTCGTCGAACTGGTGCGTTATCTCGACCGGCTCGTCTATCGGTGGGGGATCAACAACGGCCGCTTCGACACGGTCGGCCTCACCTTTCCCGACCCGGCCGCCGCCGAAAACGCCTTCTTCCGGATGAAATCCACCTGCGCGGCGGCGAAATACGCCGAATCCGATCCGTGGTATCTGCCCGGCCGTGCGGCGATCATGCGCACCTTCTACCGGCCCGACGCCGACAGCGAGCACCTGGTCGCCTTCGACCGGCGACGGTTCGCGGTGGACCCGGAACTCGCCTCGGCTCACGAACGCCGCGAGCTGGAGTTGTATCGCGACGGTGCGGCGCTGTCCACCTTGGAGTGGGTGACCTGGGCCGGCTATCGAGTACGCGAGGAACTGACCGTCGCCGAATGGGTTCGCGCTCGCATCCGCGACGACGATCGCGACGCGGCATGGCATGTCGCCGCCCTCGGCGAGATCGCCGAATACCTGGCGGCACAGGGATTCACCGCACATTCGCCCGGTCTCCACGGGTTCATGGCGGAAGTCGGCCCGCCCGCCCCAGCCGAGGACATCGACGCCCTCGAAGCCGAACTCACGGCACCGCTGCCCGCGAGTCTGCGCGCGCTCTGGCAGCGCATCGGCTACGCCGAGTGGCGGATCGGCGAGACCGGGCTGCGACTTCTGGGCCCCGCCGAGGTACGGCGGGAACGGGGACGCATGCGCAAACTCGGGGCGAAGTACACGGCCGCGCTGGACCGTGACGAGCGACTCGAGTGGGATCCCGTGCTGTCGACCTCGAGCGCGCTGGTGGTCGGCCGCGACGGGTCGGTCGACACCATGTTCTCCGATGTGTCACCGAGTTCCGACGACCGGGTCTTCACGCACTTGGACGCGCATCCGGCCTACTCGTGGTGGGAGAAGTCGCTGTCCTGGATCCTCGCGACCTCGTTCCTGAGCCTCTTCGCCGACCACCTCGAACAGGCCGCGCCCGAAACCACGATGCTCTTCGGCGGCCAGCGGCGCGGCCCGGGACTCACCCGCCGGTACTTCGAGGCCGCCGGGCCCAACGGCACCAAGTTCTGGGAGATCGTCACCGATCCCGGCCTCGACACCGTCGCCACACGGCACGGTAGAGAAGGCAGTGTGGGCACGGTCAACACCAAGCGCTACGGCGACCCGGCCAAGGCGGCCGCCAAGGCCGCGAAAACGATTGCCGCCAAACAGAAGAGCGGATACGAGGAGACCGACGGCTGAGGCACGGTCGGCCGAGCAGCTCGGCGCGGCCGTCCCCCGCGCGCACCGCAGTCGGCCTTTGGCAGGATGGGCCTGTGCGTTCCGTGTTGCGGGTGGGGGCCGTGGTGGCCGCGATGATCGCCCTGAGTTCTTGTTATCCCGAGGATGTTCCGACGTCGGCGA from Nocardia bhagyanarayanae includes these protein-coding regions:
- a CDS encoding SMI1/KNR4 family protein, whose translation is MGVAPSADSWRAAAERDRLLYRHSAFRYQRELMDLHLSASRYFGVPVPARVADAIDARLLEYWAGDRGPLVDAHLAINYPYFGAIDKSLSGFVVIDDEGDDYTLLDLRGGGRVWWQSHETREIELWFGSFDDWLAYRDELERAEANDEDERSRFDIRDSFRPASFAADAGPGPTSAELAERYQWLVWLLAQPLLRDGKPMQSAEDLASSAAGHFTHHWRATDAQQVLEVELPLLHRDPHLAIYWLLHTGLLAQDDDRERVLAEIGRAGERPELLDAFVASFGTLAIDGDVASVPEFRVRRSLLQQFVAPDDEARTRAALTAMAMAPEHLPLARASWVNHGLDDGTLTAEQVGAALDRMPVTTGTELLRAEADRRAGREHSPAADTLVRLLSASADAWTIRVWALSVVTPLVRDGAALAAAAGELLGKDPYSRACLIALRRAHKLCETEPVLTRAELDLRWADAEMSSSYLVRLRADDYAATLAEIDGAGLSELVAQRVLLRADIDETHAEVVEWALDAMIGSAHPDRAALAATGIEHLPAEVRTRVVKGLRVDSPDSAFVPVLLRLLEHTPEPDASDIVAEMSNDELKKAVCHALAPVAHHPPVFDELLRLAAQPAPASTVEALWEQLFNSNAKQSVLPRLSPEQAARAAAAMIDTILSHPGISARNAAGHQLYRFQHSGAQDFLIAALDDYGRRYADSDPAHSAVLSHGQTVDDQLEDVVANLYSAVRNLNSEAARTALIERLFTERRSVWRMGNALGEIFSAEAHREIMGRLRERHDYRAAAHYANAVTDHVKQRWPIVELLREISGWAAPPDETDQRVFKYALVVGIVAALEADEYDLVRTAYASWESMAADAVEPDSLSRGRDWIDPLTSEDMRARLTEVLSGEADSARRALLDKGERARAAGRPLTRIGDDDLGTLAGTTVRRRLLTDRGTGEVWFLDSDGEIYAFDGFGIANKTPFQTSRIGYHGMREFLGDAREQSERALLWTASGNEFVELVRYLDRLVYRWGINNGRFDTVGLTFPDPAAAENAFFRMKSTCAAAKYAESDPWYLPGRAAIMRTFYRPDADSEHLVAFDRRRFAVDPELASAHERRELELYRDGAALSTLEWVTWAGYRVREELTVAEWVRARIRDDDRDAAWHVAALGEIAEYLAAQGFTAHSPGLHGFMAEVGPPAPAEDIDALEAELTAPLPASLRALWQRIGYAEWRIGETGLRLLGPAEVRRERGRMRKLGAKYTAALDRDERLEWDPVLSTSSALVVGRDGSVDTMFSDVSPSSDDRVFTHLDAHPAYSWWEKSLSWILATSFLSLFADHLEQAAPETTMLFGGQRRGPGLTRRYFEAAGPNGTKFWEIVTDPGLDTVATRHGREGSVGTVNTKRYGDPAKAAAKAAKTIAAKQKSGYEETDG